The Chiloscyllium punctatum isolate Juve2018m chromosome 30, sChiPun1.3, whole genome shotgun sequence genome includes a region encoding these proteins:
- the LOC140455103 gene encoding tumor necrosis factor-like — MDTEAKFLELENGGLLPIRESGSNTSCFWRALCTLAVLGLLLLSTFLFLLQFGVLPPNQETLNSTPAPGQKMDNYSAVTGFPVRNGLPQLLQQVGSDPRPRIAAHLTALQTKGGTVIWQNESDSTFTEGLEFRDNHLIIKRPGQYFVYTQVVFHSMECQPQAVYLSHELSKLSPSYPEEAILLKATKSACHSHQRKEPWYKTSYQGAIFEFLEGDQIFSRVNEETTGYVDTAEGKTFFGIFAV, encoded by the exons ATGGACACTGAGGCCAAGTTCTTGGAGCTGGAGAATGGGGGGCTGCTGCCCATCAGGGAGTCAGGCTCCAACACAAGCTGTTTCTGGCGGGCTCTGTGTACACTCGCTGTCCTCGGCTTGTTGCTGCTATCGACCTTTCTCTTCCTGCTTCAGTTTGGAGTGCTCCCTCCAAACCAG GAAACACTGAACTCAACGCCTGCCCCAGGACAGAAAATGGATAATTATTCAGCTGTGACAGGATTCCCTGTGAGGAACG GTTTGCCCCAACTCCTGCAGCAGGTGGGGAGTGACCCCCGGCCGAGAATCGCAGCTCACCTGACAG CATTGCAAACCAAAGGAGGGACCGTGATTTGGCAAAATGAGAGTGATTCCACCTTCACCGAGGGCCTGGAGTTCAGGGACAACCATCTCATCATCAAGAGGCCTGGACAGTACTTTGTCTACACCCAGGTGGTCTTCCACAGCATGGAGTGTCAGCCCCAGGCTGTTTACCTGAGCCACGAACTCTCCAAGCTGTCACCAAGTTATCCCGAGGAAGCCATTCTACTGAAAGCCACCAAATCCGCCTGCCACTCTCACCAACGCAAGGAGCCCTGGTACAAAACCTCCTACCAGGGAGCCATCTTTGAGTTCCTGGAGGGAGATCAGATCTTCTCCAGGGTTAACGAGGAGACAACGGGATATGTAGACACAGCCGAAGGGAAGACTTTCTTTGGAATATTTGCTGTGTAA
- the LOC140455104 gene encoding tumor necrosis factor-like, giving the protein MGLGDLSRKDHQNIQEKSPSNLRVSHIWRGCQTESDSTFTEGLEFRDNHLIIKRPGQYFVYTQVVFHSMECQPQAVYLSHELTKLSPSYPEEAILLKATKSACHSHQRKEPWYKTSYQGAIFEFLEGDQIFSRVNEETTGYVDTTEGKTFFGIFAVRGF; this is encoded by the exons ATGGGATTGGGAGATCTATCTCGGAAAGATCATCAGAATATTCAGGAGAAATCACCATCTAATCTGAGAG TATCACATATATGGAGAGGATGCCAGACTGAGAGTGATTCCACCTTCACCGAGGGCCTGGAGTTTCGGGACAACCATCTCATCATCAAGAGGCCTGGACAGTACTTTGTCTACACCCAGGTGGTCTTCCACAGCATGGAGTGTCAGCCCCAGGCCGTCTACCTGAGCCACGAACTCACCAAGCTGTCACCAAGTTATCCCGAGGAAGCCATTCTACTGAAGGCCACCAAATCCGCCTGCCACTCTCACCAACGCAAGGAGCCCTGGTACAAAACCTCCTACCAGGGAGCCATCTTTGAGTTCCTGGAGGGAGATCAGATCTTCTCCAGGGTTAACGAGGAGACAACGGGATATGTAGACACAACCGAAGGGAAGACTTTCTTTGGAATATTTGCTGTGAGAGGATTCTGA